The Salvia miltiorrhiza cultivar Shanhuang (shh) chromosome 1, IMPLAD_Smil_shh, whole genome shotgun sequence genome has a window encoding:
- the LOC130988897 gene encoding axial regulator YABBY 5-like isoform X1, translating into MDVSEQFRYIPCNFCNIVLAVSVPCSSLLDVVTVRCGHCSNLWTVNMAAAAFPSMQPPSSCQDFQATNSSTTPTEYKVDLSSSSKWNYKTQPSISKKPEPRIVNRPPEKRQRVPSAYNQFIKEEIQRIKANNPEISHREAFSTAAKNWAHFPHIHFGLMLETNSQPKLNEVMSIYLSISRIISCANLASFLQQIIHPQNDKHSLLCFLY; encoded by the exons ATGGATGTGTCCGAGCAATTCCGCTACATCCCTTGCAACTTCTGCAACATCGTTCTTGCG GTGAGTGTTCCATGCAGCAGTTTGCTTGATGTTGTGACAGTTCGATGCGGCCACTGCAGCAATCTGTGGACTGTGAATATGGCTGCTGCTGCCTTCCCATCGATGCAGCCGCCCTCTTCCTGCCAAGATTTTCAG GCAACTAACAGCAGTACTACTCCAACTGAATACAAGGTTGATCTGAGCTCATCTTCCAAATGGAACTACAAAACCCAGCCCTCAATTTCGAAAAAACCTGAGCCCAGAATCGTGAATCGac CTCCGGAGAAGAGGCAGCGAGTTCCATCAGCGTATAACCAGTTCATAAA AGAGGAGATTCAAAGAATCAAGGCCAATAATCCAGAAATCAGTCACAGGGAGGCTTTCAGTACTGCTGCAAAAAAT TGGGCACACTTTCCTCATATTCATTTTGGGCTGATGCTGGAGACAAATAGCCAACCAAAACTCAACGAGGTAATGTCGATATACCTTTCTATTTCTCGAATTATATCTTGTGCAAATTTAGCTTCATTTCTTCAACAAATCATCCATCCACAAAATGACAAGCATTCGTTATTGTGTTTCCTTTATTAG
- the LOC130988897 gene encoding axial regulator YABBY 5-like isoform X2, protein MDVSEQFRYIPCNFCNIVLAVSVPCSSLLDVVTVRCGHCSNLWTVNMAAAAFPSMQPPSSCQDFQATNSSTTPTEYKVDLSSSSKWNYKTQPSISKKPEPRIVNRPPEKRQRVPSAYNQFIKEEIQRIKANNPEISHREAFSTAAKNWAHFPHIHFGLMLETNSQPKLNEGPEKHQFRRAAIRNK, encoded by the exons ATGGATGTGTCCGAGCAATTCCGCTACATCCCTTGCAACTTCTGCAACATCGTTCTTGCG GTGAGTGTTCCATGCAGCAGTTTGCTTGATGTTGTGACAGTTCGATGCGGCCACTGCAGCAATCTGTGGACTGTGAATATGGCTGCTGCTGCCTTCCCATCGATGCAGCCGCCCTCTTCCTGCCAAGATTTTCAG GCAACTAACAGCAGTACTACTCCAACTGAATACAAGGTTGATCTGAGCTCATCTTCCAAATGGAACTACAAAACCCAGCCCTCAATTTCGAAAAAACCTGAGCCCAGAATCGTGAATCGac CTCCGGAGAAGAGGCAGCGAGTTCCATCAGCGTATAACCAGTTCATAAA AGAGGAGATTCAAAGAATCAAGGCCAATAATCCAGAAATCAGTCACAGGGAGGCTTTCAGTACTGCTGCAAAAAAT TGGGCACACTTTCCTCATATTCATTTTGGGCTGATGCTGGAGACAAATAGCCAACCAAAACTCAACGAG gGGCCGGAAAAGCATCAATTCAGAAGGGCAGCAATACGAAACAAGTGA